In the Campylobacter sp. RM6914 genome, one interval contains:
- a CDS encoding chemotaxis protein translates to MTQEELDALMAGGLDDIMDEETAEPDTQDKVDSSVETKQETAPVKQEKESEDNDIDEEFVKGYRVNPQTAWPPPPPTDDHKMVNQLDDVTKDSEKKATEMFDKLDVINGFFMNAESSCGDLKKDIDKNIEIFTTLSEKFPGVDAFLEALKRNESMKETVENTIGDIQMGQDEIMMAMDMMQYQDIHRQKIERVINVMRALSKYMSSLFEGRIDDDKRVSSAVHIVGDTTTENLVSNDDIEALIESLGNK, encoded by the coding sequence ATGACCCAAGAAGAACTTGATGCGCTTATGGCAGGCGGTCTTGACGACATTATGGACGAAGAGACAGCCGAGCCTGATACGCAAGATAAAGTTGATTCTTCCGTTGAAACAAAACAAGAAACAGCCCCTGTAAAGCAGGAAAAAGAGTCGGAAGATAATGATATTGACGAGGAATTTGTAAAAGGTTACAGGGTAAATCCGCAAACCGCATGGCCACCTCCACCGCCTACAGATGATCATAAAATGGTAAACCAGCTTGATGATGTTACGAAAGACAGCGAGAAGAAAGCCACTGAAATGTTTGATAAACTTGATGTTATCAACGGTTTTTTCATGAATGCTGAGAGTTCATGTGGCGATCTTAAGAAAGATATTGATAAAAATATAGAAATTTTTACTACGTTAAGTGAGAAATTTCCGGGCGTAGATGCATTTTTGGAAGCTCTTAAACGTAACGAGAGCATGAAAGAAACTGTCGAAAACACTATCGGCGATATCCAAATGGGACAAGACGAGATAATGATGGCTATGGATATGATGCAGTATCAAGATATCCATCGTCAAAAAATCGAGCGTGTCATAAATGTCATGAGAGCGCTTAGTAAGTATATGAGTAGCTTGTTTGAAGGTAGGATAGATGATGATAAGCGCGTTAGCTCGGCTGTTCACATCGTGGGTGATACTACGACCGAAAACTTAGTAAGCAACGATGATATAGAAGCGCTTATCGAAAGTTTGGGTAATAAATAG
- a CDS encoding histidinol-phosphatase, translated as MKVDLHNHTTLCNHATGEIDEYIKQAIKLNCEIYGISDHAPMKYDEAYRMSFAQMNLYESMVLKAKEDFKDKIKILLGYEVDFLEGFIDERVLARDVDYFIGSVHFIGGWGFDNPEFIGEYSNKNIDDIWREYFACIKQLAKCGKFDIVGHFDLMKLFNFMPKTDIRILAKDAIKEIKKANLALEINSAGLRKPAAEQYPSVELLELIYEAQIPISFGSDAHDPLQVGADNGLCENLARKMGFNKCVSYEKRDRYFVKF; from the coding sequence ATGAAAGTTGATCTACACAACCACACAACTCTTTGTAATCACGCAACAGGCGAGATAGACGAGTATATTAAACAAGCTATCAAACTTAATTGCGAAATTTACGGCATTAGCGACCATGCCCCCATGAAATACGACGAGGCTTATAGAATGAGCTTTGCGCAAATGAATTTATATGAAAGCATGGTTTTAAAAGCAAAAGAGGATTTTAAAGACAAAATTAAAATTTTACTTGGATACGAGGTTGATTTTTTAGAGGGTTTTATAGATGAGCGCGTTTTGGCTCGTGATGTGGATTATTTTATCGGTTCTGTGCATTTTATAGGCGGTTGGGGATTTGACAACCCTGAATTTATAGGCGAATACTCAAACAAAAACATAGACGATATTTGGCGAGAGTACTTTGCTTGTATCAAGCAGTTAGCAAAATGCGGTAAATTTGATATAGTCGGGCATTTTGACCTGATGAAATTATTTAATTTTATGCCAAAAACAGATATTAGAATTTTAGCTAAAGATGCCATAAAAGAGATAAAAAAAGCAAATTTAGCTCTTGAAATAAACTCTGCAGGTCTTAGAAAACCGGCAGCAGAGCAATATCCAAGTGTTGAGCTTTTAGAGCTTATTTATGAAGCGCAAATACCAATAAGCTTTGGCTCTGACGCGCACGATCCTTTGCAGGTCGGAGCAGATAACGGCTTATGTGAAAATTTGGCTCGGAAAATGGGCTTTAATAAGTGTGTAAGTTACGAAAAAAGAGATAGGTATTTTGTTAAATTTTAA
- the glnA gene encoding type I glutamate--ammonia ligase, translating into MGKFVNSVDEFFDFCKQHEVRFIDFRYTDMNGAWHSISYNAKVVEKGNFENGIPFDASSTGGWQPIDKSDMILMPDAASAFLDPFTADITAVVFCDVYDIYKGQMYEKCPRSIAKKAMSYVKESGMGDVAFFGPENEFFVFDNVKIIDSPNCAMFEVDTEEGIWNDGKDFKDSYNTGHRPRTKGGYLATGPVDSMVDLRAEMVNVLEQVGLEPFVVHHEVAQGQGEIGVKFGTLVEAADNVQIYKYVVKMVAHLNGKTATFMPKPLYGDNGSGMHVHQSVWKDGKNLFYGEGNYSNLSDFARWYIGGILKHARSVAAFTNPSTNSYKRLIPGFEAPSILTYSSQNRSASIRIPYGSGEKSVRAEMRFPDSTANPYLAFSAMLMAGLDGVKNKYEPVGPMDENLFKLTLDEIRQKGIEQLPHTLRGSLEALIRDNEYLKPVMSEVFVDAFQHYKFETQVWPYEARPTAYEFKTCYSC; encoded by the coding sequence ATGGGAAAATTTGTAAATAGTGTCGATGAATTTTTCGACTTTTGCAAACAACACGAAGTTAGATTTATAGATTTTAGATACACCGATATGAACGGTGCTTGGCATAGCATAAGTTACAACGCAAAAGTTGTAGAAAAAGGAAATTTTGAAAACGGTATACCTTTTGACGCAAGTTCTACAGGCGGTTGGCAGCCTATCGACAAAAGCGATATGATACTGATGCCTGACGCTGCTAGTGCATTTTTAGACCCTTTTACGGCAGATATCACGGCTGTTGTTTTTTGTGATGTTTATGACATATATAAAGGTCAAATGTATGAAAAATGCCCACGCTCTATAGCTAAAAAAGCAATGTCTTACGTAAAAGAAAGCGGCATGGGTGATGTAGCGTTTTTTGGTCCTGAGAACGAATTTTTTGTATTTGATAACGTTAAAATCATCGATAGCCCAAACTGTGCAATGTTTGAAGTTGATACAGAAGAAGGTATCTGGAATGACGGCAAAGACTTTAAAGATAGCTACAACACAGGTCACAGACCTCGCACAAAGGGAGGATATCTAGCAACGGGACCGGTTGATAGTATGGTCGATCTACGTGCTGAGATGGTAAATGTTTTAGAGCAAGTAGGTCTTGAGCCATTTGTAGTTCACCATGAAGTAGCACAAGGTCAAGGTGAGATCGGTGTAAAATTTGGAACACTTGTCGAAGCTGCCGATAATGTTCAAATTTATAAATACGTAGTTAAAATGGTGGCTCATCTAAACGGCAAAACCGCAACTTTCATGCCAAAACCTCTTTATGGAGATAATGGAAGCGGTATGCATGTCCACCAGTCTGTATGGAAAGATGGTAAGAATTTATTTTATGGAGAGGGCAACTACTCAAATTTAAGTGATTTTGCTCGCTGGTATATAGGTGGAATTTTAAAACACGCAAGAAGTGTTGCAGCCTTTACAAACCCAAGCACAAACAGCTACAAACGCCTAATCCCAGGCTTTGAAGCACCATCGATCTTAACTTATTCAAGCCAAAACCGCTCTGCTTCTATACGTATCCCTTACGGCTCAGGAGAAAAATCAGTCCGTGCCGAAATGCGCTTTCCTGATAGCACCGCTAACCCGTATTTGGCATTTTCAGCAATGCTTATGGCTGGTCTTGACGGCGTTAAAAACAAATACGAGCCGGTTGGACCGATGGATGAAAATTTATTTAAACTTACTCTTGATGAAATTCGCCAAAAGGGTATCGAACAACTTCCGCACACTCTTCGTGGCAGTTTAGAAGCACTTATTAGAGATAATGAATACCTAAAACCTGTAATGTCTGAAGTGTTTGTGGATGCGTTCCAGCATTATAAATTTGAAACACAAGTTTGGCCATACGAAGCTCGTCCAACAGCATACGAGTTTAAAACCTGCTACTCTTGCTAA
- a CDS encoding DNA polymerase III subunit gamma/tau, which translates to MLQALALKYRPKNFDELIGQEAVSKSLTHALQEGRISHAYLFSGLRGSGKTSSARIFSKALVCEQGPTSHPCEICSHCQMANESRHMDIIEMDAASHRKIDDIRELIEQTKYAPAAARYKIFIIDEVHMLTKEAFNALLKTLEEPPSYVKFILATTDPLKLPATVLSRTQHFRFKQISKHNIIKHLEFILSKEGISYEKEALEILARSGSGSLRDTLTLLDQAIIFSTTHITQTAVASMLGLLDPIKIEEILDVVILGDKDKLKELVLELEIYEPEMIIDELIINLKEKFLNNDPKFSLLIYERFFRILSQTKGMLSVSSDNGFILTIMLFMMIEALNLKTIDEAIVSLQTSKQTNQAQNLTQKSTTVINSNTPNLAQNDPYALFLSKIYDRDYELGECFKRCIEFQDFKQNTMYLSSGAMGEDQTKMRNSSKIIMQILRACFGNSANIKIVAKEQKPLNKPKNENSSLSYLDAELSNLNIDQNLSQTQPHPKPIEVKPIITPSINFNGQKSPEELERLKQEGVIKEANKLFGEPQIIKS; encoded by the coding sequence ATCTTGCAAGCATTAGCACTTAAATACAGACCGAAAAATTTTGACGAACTCATAGGTCAAGAAGCAGTTAGTAAAAGTCTGACTCACGCTTTGCAAGAGGGTCGCATAAGTCACGCATATCTCTTTTCCGGACTTAGGGGAAGCGGTAAAACATCAAGTGCTAGGATATTTTCTAAGGCGCTTGTTTGCGAACAAGGTCCAACATCTCATCCATGCGAAATATGCTCTCACTGTCAAATGGCAAACGAAAGCAGACACATGGACATCATCGAAATGGACGCCGCAAGTCATAGAAAAATAGACGATATAAGAGAGCTAATCGAACAAACAAAATACGCTCCCGCGGCCGCAAGATATAAAATTTTTATCATTGACGAAGTTCATATGCTAACAAAAGAGGCATTTAATGCACTTTTAAAAACACTGGAAGAGCCGCCAAGCTATGTCAAATTTATACTTGCCACGACCGACCCGCTAAAGCTTCCTGCAACCGTGCTTTCGCGCACACAACATTTTAGATTTAAGCAAATTAGCAAACACAACATCATAAAGCATCTTGAATTTATTCTGAGCAAAGAGGGAATTTCTTATGAGAAAGAGGCATTAGAGATCCTTGCTAGAAGCGGATCAGGCTCACTTAGAGACACTCTTACTTTACTTGATCAAGCCATTATTTTTAGCACAACCCACATCACTCAAACAGCAGTCGCTTCCATGCTAGGACTACTTGATCCCATAAAAATAGAAGAGATCTTAGATGTCGTTATCTTAGGTGATAAGGATAAATTAAAAGAGCTGGTTTTGGAGCTTGAAATTTATGAACCGGAAATGATAATAGATGAGTTAATCATAAATTTAAAAGAGAAATTTCTAAATAACGATCCAAAATTTTCATTGTTGATCTACGAGAGATTTTTTAGAATTTTATCACAAACAAAGGGTATGTTAAGCGTTTCTAGCGACAATGGTTTCATACTAACGATAATGCTTTTTATGATGATAGAAGCACTAAATTTAAAGACGATAGATGAAGCTATTGTTTCACTTCAAACATCTAAACAAACTAATCAAGCACAAAATTTAACGCAAAAGTCGACAACAGTAATAAATTCAAACACTCCAAATTTAGCACAAAATGACCCTTATGCTTTGTTCTTATCAAAAATTTATGACCGCGACTACGAACTTGGCGAGTGTTTTAAAAGATGTATCGAATTTCAAGACTTTAAGCAAAACACTATGTATTTAAGCTCGGGCGCAATGGGTGAAGATCAAACCAAAATGCGAAACAGCTCAAAAATCATAATGCAAATTCTTCGCGCCTGCTTTGGAAATAGTGCAAATATCAAGATCGTAGCAAAAGAACAAAAGCCCTTAAATAAGCCAAAAAACGAGAACTCAAGCCTATCTTACTTGGATGCAGAGCTTTCAAATTTAAATATAGATCAAAATTTATCACAAACACAACCTCATCCAAAACCCATCGAAGTAAAGCCTATTATCACTCCAAGTATAAATTTCAATGGGCAAAAAAGCCCTGAAGAGCTTGAGAGGCTAAAACAAGAGGGCGTAATAAAAGAGGCAAACAAGCTTTTTGGCGAACCGCAAATCATCAAAAGCTAA
- a CDS encoding cupin domain-containing protein, giving the protein MGHLSEDRQNIFKNLNFSSKFEIVDEFFKNEKIRVERILSSGQTTKWQDNDEDEWVCLLDGEAKIRYENGDKISLNRGDTLFIKAHTKHQVSYTSQECIWLCFFSF; this is encoded by the coding sequence ATGGGTCATCTGAGTGAAGATAGGCAAAACATCTTTAAAAATTTAAATTTCTCATCAAAATTTGAGATAGTAGACGAATTTTTTAAAAATGAAAAAATACGAGTTGAACGAATTTTATCAAGCGGGCAAACTACAAAATGGCAAGATAATGACGAGGACGAGTGGGTTTGTTTGCTTGATGGCGAAGCTAAGATTAGATATGAAAACGGCGATAAAATTTCACTAAATAGAGGCGATACGCTTTTTATCAAAGCGCATACAAAGCATCAAGTCAGCTATACATCACAAGAGTGTATCTGGCTTTGTTTTTTTAGCTTTTGA
- the ccoS gene encoding cbb3-type cytochrome oxidase assembly protein CcoS encodes MDDLVLAIMLGISILIGACGLFGVIWGIKNHQFEDYRKFLDGASFDGEDALNDAYELEKRKKEAIKKRKEKSYGSSE; translated from the coding sequence ATGGATGATTTGGTTTTAGCGATAATGCTTGGAATTTCTATTTTAATAGGGGCATGCGGGCTTTTTGGCGTTATTTGGGGGATTAAAAATCATCAATTTGAGGACTATCGTAAATTTCTTGATGGGGCAAGCTTTGATGGAGAGGATGCTTTAAATGATGCCTATGAGCTTGAAAAGCGAAAGAAAGAAGCGATAAAAAAACGCAAGGAAAAAAGCTATGGGTCATCTGAGTGA
- a CDS encoding heavy metal translocating P-type ATPase has translation MPKFKCSHCRLSFDDDCAIVNQNGEKFCCTGCANVYEILHNGGFDEFYSRLGTNTLSPQNTQNSTTQSIQSLYDEYVKDENGFKKISLVIEGIHCSACIWLNEKVFFSTKGVVEASINSTNNKAVVIWDEEQVGLAEILNAISAVGYRAYAYDAGQEELRMSAKRRDFYIKLLVGVFCVMNIMWIAIAQYAGYFTGIDKNVRDILNFAEFILATPVLFYTGSAFFSGAKIALKTRTPNMDLLVVTGATLAYSYSVYSMFSRVGEVYFDSVAMIITFVFIGKFLEILSKKRANDTLDGLNLLSLSEVSVAKDGAVTSKNIKDVKVGETIVLKAGDKALIDGVVTSGEASFDLSSLSGESLPVFLGVNDELKSGSICLDGVVYYRANASFENSLLNKIISMLENATIKKPRIEQLANEISSKFSLVILSIALLTFGYYFYTAWFEKAIVIAISVIVIACPCALALATPVATLSALGTGLRRGVLFKEAKFIESLAKCDTVVFDKTGTLTKANLTVSEFAKFKDIDDGLILSIALASKHPVSVTVATYLKEAKSVNITNVKEIAAKGVMADFEGRNLLGGSARFMRENSLTLQDDNAGYFVAYDGELVAKFVLKDELKSGVKECVQSLKKLGISAYVLSGDNEKNVKKVADELKLKYKANALPDEKAKFVAKLVEDGKRVVFVGDGINDSLAMSKAQVGVCMGSGADISLERSDIALLNDDITAFGDSMVLAKRTFRTIKQNLAFSLCYNALTVPLAVMGYVIPLFAALSMSLSSIVVILNSLRIKSTFKAKKWMIWF, from the coding sequence ATGCCAAAATTTAAATGCTCGCATTGTAGGCTAAGCTTTGACGATGATTGTGCGATAGTAAATCAAAATGGAGAAAAATTTTGTTGCACGGGTTGCGCTAATGTCTATGAAATTTTACACAATGGCGGATTTGACGAGTTTTACTCTCGGCTTGGAACAAACACCCTAAGTCCGCAAAATACCCAAAATAGCACCACTCAAAGTATACAAAGCTTATATGATGAGTATGTAAAAGATGAAAACGGCTTTAAAAAGATAAGTTTAGTGATAGAGGGAATTCACTGCTCGGCTTGTATCTGGCTAAACGAAAAGGTATTTTTTTCTACAAAGGGTGTCGTTGAGGCTAGTATAAATTCAACAAATAACAAAGCTGTCGTTATCTGGGATGAAGAGCAAGTCGGTTTGGCTGAAATTTTAAATGCCATAAGTGCCGTGGGATATAGAGCATATGCGTATGATGCAGGGCAAGAAGAGCTTAGAATGTCGGCAAAAAGGCGTGATTTTTATATAAAGCTACTTGTCGGAGTGTTTTGCGTGATGAACATCATGTGGATAGCCATAGCCCAGTATGCCGGGTATTTTACGGGTATCGACAAAAATGTTAGAGATATTTTAAATTTTGCCGAGTTTATACTTGCTACTCCTGTGCTGTTTTATACGGGATCGGCGTTTTTTTCAGGGGCAAAAATAGCTTTAAAAACAAGAACGCCAAACATGGATCTGCTTGTGGTTACCGGAGCGACTTTAGCGTATAGCTATTCGGTGTATTCGATGTTTTCGCGCGTTGGAGAGGTGTATTTTGACTCTGTCGCGATGATAATCACCTTTGTTTTTATCGGTAAATTTTTAGAAATTTTAAGTAAAAAACGGGCAAACGATACTCTTGATGGGCTAAATTTATTATCTTTAAGCGAAGTTAGCGTAGCAAAAGATGGTGCTGTAACTAGTAAAAACATTAAGGATGTTAAAGTTGGTGAAACCATCGTGCTAAAAGCAGGGGACAAAGCACTTATAGACGGTGTCGTGACTAGCGGAGAGGCTAGCTTTGATCTTTCAAGCCTTAGCGGAGAGAGTTTGCCTGTGTTTTTGGGTGTAAATGATGAGTTAAAAAGCGGCTCGATATGTCTTGACGGAGTAGTTTATTACAGGGCAAATGCCAGTTTTGAAAACTCGCTTTTAAATAAAATTATATCGATGCTTGAAAATGCAACAATTAAAAAACCACGCATAGAGCAGCTCGCAAATGAAATTTCATCTAAATTTTCGCTTGTGATCTTAAGTATCGCATTGCTTACGTTTGGGTATTATTTTTATACGGCATGGTTTGAAAAAGCTATCGTCATCGCCATATCTGTTATCGTCATCGCTTGCCCTTGCGCTCTTGCTTTAGCAACTCCGGTGGCGACTTTAAGCGCGCTTGGGACAGGGCTTAGAAGAGGAGTTTTATTTAAAGAGGCTAAATTTATAGAGAGCTTGGCAAAGTGTGATACGGTTGTTTTTGATAAAACAGGAACTCTTACGAAGGCAAATTTGACAGTTAGTGAATTTGCTAAATTTAAAGATATAGATGACGGGCTAATACTTTCTATCGCTTTAGCTTCAAAACATCCCGTAAGTGTTACTGTAGCAACCTATCTAAAAGAAGCAAAAAGCGTTAATATAACAAATGTAAAAGAGATCGCAGCAAAGGGCGTAATGGCGGATTTTGAGGGTAGAAATTTACTTGGCGGAAGTGCTAGGTTTATGCGTGAAAATTCGCTCACCTTACAAGATGATAATGCAGGGTATTTTGTGGCTTATGATGGCGAGCTTGTGGCTAAATTTGTATTAAAAGATGAGCTAAAAAGTGGCGTGAAAGAGTGCGTGCAAAGCCTAAAAAAATTAGGCATAAGCGCCTACGTGCTTAGCGGTGATAATGAAAAAAACGTCAAAAAGGTAGCAGACGAACTTAAACTTAAATACAAGGCAAATGCGCTTCCTGATGAAAAGGCCAAATTCGTAGCAAAGCTTGTAGAAGACGGCAAAAGAGTTGTTTTTGTAGGAGATGGTATAAACGACAGTCTCGCTATGAGTAAAGCCCAAGTTGGAGTTTGCATGGGCAGTGGTGCTGATATAAGCTTGGAAAGAAGCGATATCGCACTTTTAAACGACGATATAACAGCCTTTGGCGACAGCATGGTCTTGGCAAAAAGAACATTTAGGACGATAAAGCAAAATTTAGCCTTTAGCCTTTGCTATAACGCTTTAACCGTGCCTTTGGCGGTTATGGGATATGTTATACCGCTGTTTGCCGCACTTTCTATGTCGCTTAGCTCGATAGTCGTGATATTAAATTCACTAAGGATAAAATCAACTTTTAAGGCAAAAAAATGGATGATTTGGTTTTAG
- a CDS encoding CoA protein activase — protein sequence MYFIGIDIGSTSTKVAVLDADKNEFIDLFLRPTGFSAVNVADEILNQKDYIPNFITATGYGRGKCEIRKFHNN from the coding sequence ATGTATTTTATCGGTATCGACATAGGTTCAACCTCAACAAAAGTGGCTGTATTAGACGCGGATAAAAATGAATTTATCGATCTATTTTTACGTCCTACAGGCTTTAGTGCCGTAAATGTTGCGGATGAAATTTTAAATCAAAAAGACTATATTCCAAATTTTATAACGGCAACAGGGTATGGCAGAGGTAAGTGTGAAATACGCAAATTTCACAACAACTGA
- a CDS encoding BadF/BadG/BcrA/BcrD ATPase family protein — protein MAEVSVKYANFTTTEILCHGLGADFLYPYDCTVIDVGGQDTKAIKMVSSKPEDFIINDKCSAGTSKFLEVMANRLGLELTQLYKTAQQNLNIKISSTCTVFCRV, from the coding sequence ATGGCAGAGGTAAGTGTGAAATACGCAAATTTCACAACAACTGAAATTTTATGTCACGGACTTGGAGCGGATTTTTTATACCCGTATGACTGCACGGTTATAGACGTCGGAGGGCAAGACACAAAGGCGATAAAAATGGTCTCTTCAAAGCCTGAAGACTTTATCATAAATGACAAATGCTCTGCGGGAACGAGTAAATTTTTAGAAGTTATGGCAAATCGCCTAGGGCTAGAACTAACCCAACTTTACAAAACCGCACAGCAAAATTTAAATATCAAAATCAGCTCAACTTGCACGGTTTTTTGCAGAGTCTGA
- a CDS encoding double-cubane-cluster-containing anaerobic reductase: MRMEFDALKKRNAMALQDIKAQGKKIVGNFCTYTPKEIIYAARAIPISLCAYDESPIDAAQKELPRNLCPLIKASYGYALAKKCPYMNASDLVVGETTCDGKKKMYEMLANHKDVYVMELPNMTNKKSLKLWSKEIAEFKEFIENKFKTKITDEALLETIKIYNQEREIMCELMDLSKANPSLIKGSEIHQILFASDFIYDKQEKISTLRSFIDAIKESTPPKEHKKHILITGCPSGGIYEKIIKQIEDLGADVVAFENCTGTKNYKNLIQTDGDLIENIAKRYLKIPCSVMYQNNDRGEIIKSMVKEYEVNGVIDVVLSGCHTYAIETNKIKIASKEVGANYMSLESDYSKQDVGQIRTRLEAFIELL, encoded by the coding sequence ATGAGAATGGAGTTTGACGCTTTAAAAAAGCGTAATGCAATGGCTCTTCAAGACATCAAAGCTCAAGGCAAGAAGATCGTAGGGAATTTTTGCACCTACACACCAAAGGAGATAATATATGCCGCAAGGGCAATACCTATAAGCCTTTGTGCTTACGATGAAAGTCCGATAGATGCGGCTCAAAAAGAGCTTCCTCGCAACCTTTGCCCTCTTATTAAGGCGAGTTACGGATATGCATTAGCCAAAAAATGCCCCTACATGAACGCAAGCGATCTAGTTGTCGGTGAAACAACCTGTGATGGCAAAAAGAAGATGTATGAGATGCTTGCAAATCACAAAGATGTCTATGTCATGGAACTTCCAAATATGACAAACAAAAAAAGTCTAAAGCTTTGGAGCAAAGAGATAGCGGAATTTAAAGAATTTATAGAGAATAAATTTAAAACCAAAATCACCGATGAAGCGCTGCTTGAAACGATAAAAATTTATAACCAAGAGCGTGAGATAATGTGCGAACTTATGGATCTTAGTAAGGCGAACCCAAGCCTGATAAAAGGCAGCGAGATACATCAAATTTTATTTGCAAGCGACTTTATCTACGATAAACAAGAAAAAATCTCCACGCTTCGCTCTTTCATAGATGCTATAAAAGAGAGCACGCCACCAAAAGAACACAAAAAACATATCTTAATCACAGGCTGTCCAAGCGGTGGTATATATGAAAAGATAATCAAACAAATCGAAGATCTAGGTGCAGACGTGGTTGCATTTGAAAACTGCACGGGAACTAAAAACTATAAAAACTTAATCCAAACCGATGGCGACTTGATAGAAAATATCGCCAAACGCTATCTAAAAATCCCATGCTCGGTAATGTATCAAAACAATGACAGAGGTGAGATCATCAAATCCATGGTAAAAGAGTACGAAGTAAATGGTGTCATAGACGTTGTTTTAAGCGGTTGTCACACATACGCGATAGAAACAAATAAAATCAAAATCGCAAGCAAAGAAGTCGGTGCAAACTACATGAGCTTAGAGAGTGATTACTCAAAACAAGATGTAGGACAAATTCGCACACGACTTGAAGCTTTTATAGAACTATTATGA
- a CDS encoding RidA family protein encodes MEIFQTQLSKTRKAHYSPAVLHGDILYVSGQLSIDPVTMKLPNGGVREHTQQALKNLQAVLDLSNAKKENIIMCRVYTPNVEFWDEIDDEYAKFFGEHKPARVVVPTSTLHFGCLVEIEAQVAMR; translated from the coding sequence ATGGAAATTTTTCAAACACAACTTTCTAAAACACGCAAAGCTCACTACTCCCCTGCAGTGCTGCACGGCGACATACTTTACGTTTCAGGGCAACTAAGCATAGATCCGGTGACCATGAAACTACCAAATGGTGGAGTTAGAGAGCATACACAACAAGCGCTTAAAAACTTACAAGCCGTCTTAGACCTATCAAACGCTAAAAAAGAAAATATCATCATGTGCAGGGTCTACACTCCAAATGTTGAATTTTGGGATGAGATAGATGACGAGTATGCGAAATTCTTTGGCGAGCACAAACCCGCTCGCGTAGTCGTGCCTACGTCGACCTTACATTTTGGTTGTTTGGTAGAGATAGAAGCTCAAGTGGCAATGAGATAA